In Crinalium epipsammum PCC 9333, the genomic window CCTAAACCTCCTTCCCGACAGGACACTGTTATTCAAGAGTCTAGGGAATATGAAGTTAAACAAGAACCCAAAAGTCGCACGGTAACAGGATCAGTTTATTCTTACAATTATCGAGAGCCTAGCAGTTCCGGTGCTGGCAGAACTGAAGCAGTTTATGATGCCAATTATCGGGTGATTACTCCACCTTATCGTGATAGCGATAATCCTACTCGTGATACCTCAAATCAAGAAAAGGAAGACGATTGGGGATTTGATGATGACGAATTGGATGAATAATCAATTAACAATGACCAATTAACAGGAGGAAAAATTGTTAAACGGAGTTAACGTTTATTTAATTGGAATGATGGGCGCTGGTAAAACTACCGTAGGGCGCGAACTGTCAAATCAGCTAGGGTATCGCTTTTTTGATACTGATACTTTAATTGAACAAGTTGCTAGTCAAACCATTACCCAAATTTTTACTGATACTGGTGAAGAAGGTTTTAGGAAGCTAGAAAGCCAAGTACTATCAGAAATATCTGCTTATACCAAACTGGCAATTGCTACTGGTGGCGGTATTGTTTTAAAGCGGGAAAATTGGAGCTATTTGCATCACGGTTTAATAGTTTGGCTAGATGCTCCAGTAGAGTTACTCATAGAGCGTTTAGCACAAGATAACACTCGACCATTGCTGCAAGATGTTAATCCTGCTGAAAAACTGCAAAAGCTACTTGAACAACGGCAACGTCTTTACGCTCAAGCTGATATAAAAATTTCTATTGCTGCTAACGATACGCCTGAACAGCTAAGTAGACTCATAATTGAGTCTATTCCGCAAGTACTCAAACCTAAAGCTGTTTGTCCAGAAAATTCTAATAATTAAATATGTCTAAAATAATTTAAACTTTTTTATAAACCTTTGTCTGTAAGCATTGCTACGGCAAATATCACTGATTCGATGTAGTATAGAAGCGTTTTTGAAGATTTTGTTGGGTTGAGCGATAGTGAAACCCAACCTACCATTATCTACATTATGTGCAATTCATAGAACTTTCTAACAATACTTATGCTTAACAACAGCGAATACTTCATGCAAGAAGAAGCCACTCGTGTCAGAGTGTTGAGTGAGGCGCTTCCTTATATTCAACAATTTAGTGGTCGAACTGTGGTCGTTAAATACGGCGGCGCAGCGATGAAAGACAGCAATTTGAAAGACAAGGTAATGCGCGATATTGTCTTTTTGTCTTGTGTTGGTCTACGACCTGTGGTAGTACATGGTGGTGGTCCTGAAATTAATAGCTGGCTGGATAAGCTAGGAATTGAACCACAATTTAAAGATGGTCTACGAGTAACTGATGCTGCCACAATGGATGTTGTGGAGATGGTTTTAGTTGGTCGGGTAAATAAAGAAATTGTTTCTCTGATTAATCAAGCTGGTGGCTTGGCTGTAGGTATTTGTGGCAAAGATGGGAATTTAATCAAAGCCCGCCCAGAAGGTAGACAGGGTATAGGTTTTGTGGGTGAGGTAAATAGTATAGATATCAAATTATTGAATTCACTTATTAGCAGTGGTTATATCCCTGTAATTTCAAGCGTAGCAGCCGATGAAACAGGTCAAGCTTATAACATCAATGCTGATACGGTAGCTGGTGAACTGGCGGCGGCTTTAGGTGCAGAAAAGTTAATTTTGCTGACTGATACTGCGGGTATTTTAAAAGATTATAAAGACCCATCTACGCTACTTCCTAAAGTGGATATCCAAGAAGCGCGGGAGTTAATGAAGAGTGGTGTAGTTAGTGGTGGAATGATTCCTAAAGTAAGTTGTTGTGTGCGATCGCTTGCTCAAGGTGTTAAAGCTGCACACATTATTGATGGTCGTATTCCTCACTCACTTTTATTAGAAATATTTACTGATGCAGGTATTGGTTCAATGCTGGTTGCATCAGAGTTTATGTCCTAGATGAATGAGGGCTAACTTACTATTAAAATCCCATTCGTATCCGGCTACGGATGGGATAATTATATACGTTTGGGAATCCTCCATAATAAGGGCTGGGGTAAACTGGCTGATTGACAATTCTGGGGTTAACTAAAACAGAATCATAAATTTGTGAATTTATTAATGTGGGATTAATTAAAACCGAGTTTTGGATTGTCCCACTCAAAGGTACAGAATAATTAAAATTACAGTTGCCGTAGGAATTGTTCCCAAAATTTTGTAATCCTGTTACTGGGTTGACAGGCATAGGGGTGGGAATAGGACTGCCGTAAATATAGGAACTGGTTCCCTGATTACAGTTACCTTGCTGGACTATTAAAGGTATTGCCTCAACTGGGGATGTAACATTCAGTATTGCAACTCCTAGTATAAAAGCTGCTACTGAAGTTCTTGTAGTTAGATAAGGGTTATTACTCAGCCGATAGGGTATTTGAAACATGATTTTTTTTTAACAAAATGAATTATTTTTGAAAAAACTAGCTTTCCAATAATTAAATCTATCCTAAGCTAGATTGCTGGCTCTTAGGTAGCAAGTGATGGGTCAAATCCCGCTCTGATAGTAATCTGCTCAGATAAAATTTGAAGAAGCGATTATTGTAGACGTAAAAATACTAAGGTGAGTTCAGAAAATCTAGAGCAATTCCAAATTAATTATCAAGCTGGAAAAACTGCTTTTGAGCGGGGTGAGTATCGACAGGCGGTAGATGAATTTGAGGCAGCCAGCGCCTTAATAACTCCTAATTCGCGTCGAGGAGGAGAAGTTCATATTTGGTTAATTACCGCTTATGAAGCAACGGGACAAAGGGCAGATGCGATCGCAGTTTGTAAACAATTAGCACGTCACCCAGACCCAGAAACCCGTAAGCAAGCTAAAAACTTGCTTTATATCATGCAAGCCCCTGAGTTAAGCAGACGCGCCGACTGGTTGAGCGAAATTCCCGATCTCGCTAACTTACCTGACTCAGATGGTAAGTTTCGCCAAGGTAGTGCTGGTTCTAATTCTAATCGTCCTAAAAAACGCCCAGAACCAGAACCTATTGATCTTAGTCAAGTTAATACTAAGGACAATAAATTCATTTGGGTCGCTCTGACTGTTATTGGTTTAACACTTGGCGGCTTAGTTTGGTTTAGTCTGTAGTACTACATCAACGTATTTTTTGCAAAAGAGATCATTTTCTCAGTGGCAAACGCTTTATCATAAGGGATTGACCAGACAAGCTGAAATCGTGAGCGATTGGAGGTACTTGTGAAGCCAACAGTTTTAGCAACAAGAAAGAGCAAAGTTAACTTCATGGGGGTGATCAGCAGCGCCTTTGGTCGCTTGCGAGTAATATGGATGATGGTGTTGGCTGCTTTGTTGCTATCTGGCTGTGTCAAGTATGATGCAGGGATTAATGTTGAAAATCTGCATAACGGCGAGATTGTACAACATATTAAGTTAGGTGAACAACTCACCAGCTTTAGTAAGTCAACAGTACAGGAATACTTAGATAGTATTGAGCGTAGAGCAAGACGATTGGAAGGCAAAACTAAACGCTTATCCAAAGATGAAATGGTTGTTAATATTCCCTTTAATACTGGGGCAGAACTTGAATCAAAGTTCAATGAATTTTTCAACCCTAGTGTTAAAAAAGGTAATAAATCTCAGACTGTTGAAACTGTAGATTTACCGCAACTGGAATCTAAATTTAGATTAAAGCAAAGTAACTTGCTTTTATTTGTGCGGAATAAGCTGATTTATGACGTAGATTTGCGATCGCTCGGCGTTCTATCTTCAAATGGTAGCGTAATTGTTAGTCCTGGTTCGCTGTTTGATTTGGAGTTTAGCTTAAACACATCTGCAAAAGTAAAAAGCATTGAAAAATCTCCTAATGCTATTACTCCCGTAATTTCTGATGAAGGGCATAAGTTAGTATGGACACTCAAGCCTGGTGAATTGAACCATATTGAAGCAGTATTTTGGCTACCTAGTCCAATTGGAATTGGTGCGTTAGTAATTGCTTTGTTAGTAGTGGTGGGATTTTATATCAAGTACAACACCTTACCTGGAATGGATATGGGTGCTGTAAAGACCCAAGCTTGGCAAAAAGTCCAGTAGATATCTCTATAAATATATCGGGTTAGTTACCTATAACCCTTGTAGAGACGTGCTAGAGCGCGTCTCTACATTCATTTTTGGAGATGTCTGTTTGTTAAGTATTCTGCAATATTACCGACGAATTTTATTCTATTGAGTTATGGTGGTGATTACACTCTTTGCGACGGTAATTGCTTGCCATGAGAAGACTGTTAATTTTAAGTTTATTTATTTTAGGACTGGGTTTTGCTTTATTTAACTTTAAAGGTTTAGCAAATCAAGGAGATTTTAACTCGATTGTGCTGGACTTTAGGGAAGATGTGCCAGCAGAACAGATTAACGATCAGGTAAGTGCGATCGCACAACAGTATCAAGTTAGTCCTCGCCTCAATAGTGAATTTTCCGCAACGGATCATGTTTATATTGTGTCAGGCGATCGCACTCTTTTAAATACTCTCAAAAAATCTAATTTAGCTAAACAAACTGAATATATTGAACCAAATTATATTTATAAAGCCTTATATATACCCAACGATCCAGATTATGCCAAGCAGTGGAATTTACGCAGTATTAATGTAGAACAAGCTTGGGACGAAACAAAGGGAAATGGCATTACTGTCGCTGTAATTGATACAGGTGTTAGCCGTGTACCAGACTTAAAAGATACTAAGTTTGTTAAAGGTTACGACTTTGTTAACGATCAAATTCCTGCCGATGATGATAGCGGTCACGGTACTCACGTTGCAGGTACGATCGCCCAATCTACTAACAATAATTATGGTGTAGCAGGTATCGCCTACGAAGCCAGTATTATGCCTCTCAAAGTTCTCAGCGCAGGTGGTGGTGGTACAGTTGCGGATATTGCTGAAGCTATCCGCTTTGCTGCTGATAACGGCGCTGATGTAATTAACATGAGCTTGGGTGGTCGTGGTGAAAGTAACATCATGGAAGAAGCGATTAACTACGCCTACAGTAAAGGTGTTGTAGTCATCGCTGCTGCTGGTAACGAAAATAGTAGTTCAGTATCCTACCCAGCAAGATATGCTCACGTTATCGGTGTGGCAGCTTTAGATGCTGCGGGTGAAAAAGCACCTTATTCTAACTTTGGCGCTGGGGTTGATATCTCTGCCCCTGGTGGCAGTGAGACAGGTATGATTTTGCAAGACACCATTGATCCTGAAACTGGTGCATCAGCAATCATGGGATTTCAAGGTACTAGCATGGCAGCGCCTCACGTTGCTGGTGTTGCTGCATTAGTCAAAGCTGCTGGTATCACAGAACCAGAAGAAGTGCTGCGCGTCCTTAAGCAATCAGTGAGAGTTGTAAAAGATGACCCTCTTAATCAGTTTGGTGCTGGTCATTTAGACGCGGCGGCGGCGGTGAAATTAGCATTAAAAGGACAAATCAGCTTTAATGATTTCTTTCGCTGGTTACGGGATAACGGTTATCTTAATTTACGTTTTTGGATTGATGGTGGTGCAATATCACTTCTGCCTAAAATTGGCATGGTACTAGGTTCCTATCTACTAGCTTGGTTTTTACGAAATTATTTTCCCTTTGCTTGGAGTTGGTCACTTACAAGTGGGCTACTTGCAGGTAGTTCAGGATTATTTTTCCTGCGAAGCTTCTATATATTTGATCTTCCCCAGTGGCCTTTTAGAGTTATGGGCAGTTCTCTTCCTGAACTCGGTAACATCATTCAAGGAAGTAGCGTATTAAATCCCATCTTTGCTAGTGTGCTAATTCCCTTGCTACTCATAGCTTTATTACTAGGACATCCACAATTAAAGTGGTTCGCCATTGGTTCTACCCTGGGTGTAGCTTCCTGTTTAGCAGTGAGTGCTATAGTCTCACCAGCAGTTTGGGGGTTAGGTTCTGGCAATTTAGCTCGCCTGTTCCTAATTGCTAACGCCTTACTGTGTTATGGACTAGCGCGTTTAGCTTCTAAAGGAGAAGAAAAAATAGCATGAGTATCACTGTAACTGGAAGTATTGAAAAAAAAGGACTAGGGCCAGGGACTTGGGCTTTAGTCTCCGAAGGTGGCGAAACTTATGAACTTAAGGATGCACCATCTGACTTAAAGAAATCCAATTTAAAAGTCAAAGTTACAGGCGAAGTGCGAGATGATGTGATGACCTTCGCCATGATTGGTTCAGTTCTAGAAGTAAAATCATTTGAGGTGATTAGCGATTAGCTTTTAGTTATCAGCTATCAGTTGAAAGACAAATACTCAATTTTACCGTTTGAGAATTAAAGCGGTTTTAAACTGTGTGATGTTAATAAAAGCTGTAGGTGCGGGTTTTGGGGAAAGTTTATCAGTTTTGAGACATGAATAAACTCTCAACCCGCCCTTACGCCTTTTTGTATTACTGACTGCTGATAGCTGATAGCTACTTAACTAGCTGCTGCATCTACAACAGCTTGCAGTTTGCTTCTAAACTCACCTTTGGGATGACCACCTTTAACTTCACCTAAAATTTTAAATTCTCCTTCTGGAGAATCACAGATGAGATAAGTAGGCCATCCCATGCCTTCCTTGTCGGGATACTGTGTTAACAAAATTTTACGATACTTGCGATAAGTCGCCGTGTCCTGCATTTTGACATCAACAAATTGCAAACCCAGTTCTTCAGATACTTTCTGGTCATAAAAAGACATTTTGTGGCAAATGCCGCAGTCTTCTGAAGAAAACTTAATTACAGCCCGATCCGTCACTGGTATAATCTCCGAAATTGCTCTTATTTTTTTAGCTTACAAGAGCAGTTAGCAGGTTGGGCTAGTTGAAATAAGCTTGGGCTGATCGGACAAATCAGAAAAGCAAGTTACAATAAAAAAATCCCCAACTCAAAGCTGTGAGCCAGGGGATCTTAATCAGGGTGCATCTACCACTTCATTGTTCTAAGCTGGAACATCTCGATCCGGAAAAAATCAGCGTGATATTTATTTAAGTGCGCCATGCTCCTGCGGAGCCGCTTCGCGTTGGCGGTAGCCTACAGTCAGGCATAGCGACGACAGACAAGAAAAGTAAGGAGCATCGCACTGATTTAAAATAATTGCTCAACCACTCCTCACCCCTCATTTCCCTCACGCCTCACCCTAATTTACGAATAGCGCCCCTTTGAAAGTGGAAACTTTGAGTTACTTGTATCAATCTAGAAATAGAGGGGAATAATTTCTCGCTTAGGCAAAAACAGCCAAAGTTTCAGCAAGCAGGAGTAGCAGGTAATCGTGACGCAGGAATTTTATATCTCTGTAACTCCATTAGAAACCCAAGATCAATATTTGGTCAGAATAGAACGGGTTGCATCAGGGGTTCCCTTGGCTGAAGTCGAGGTCAATTGGGCTGTTGAAGAATGGTTAACTAACGCACGAAAACTGATGAATGACCCGTTATTCGGGTTGTTGGAGAGTAAGGACACTAGAGAAACGCAATCTTCTCTCAATCTAGTGGCGTTGGGTCAAGAACTTTACAATGCTTTATTTAAAGGTAGCTTGCGCGAGAGTTGGTTGATCGCGCAGGCGATCGCAGAAAATCAGCACTCAGTTTTGCGGTTGCATTTAGGTTTGAAAGGTTCACGTTTATCTCGCCTACCGTGGGAAGTTTTACACGCAGGCGATCGCCCTCTAGCAACACGAGCAGATGTAGCTTTTTCTCGCTATCAACTAAGTACCAGTTTAAAGCGCAATCCTCAATCCGCAGCTTATGAGGAAAATCAACCTATAAAAATATTAATGGTAATTGCTGCTCCTACTGACAAAGAAACTCTTAAGCTTAAACAAGAAGCTAATCATTTGCAGGCAGAACTGCGCGATAGCTCACCCCAGGATTCCCCCATAATTCAACTAACAATCTTAGAGCAACCAGGCAGAGAACAGTTAAGCATCGCCTTAGAACAAGGTCGATATCAAATTTTTCACTACGCAGGACACAGTAACTTAGGCGTTGCTGGTGGTGATTTATATTTAGTAAGTGCCAAAAGTGGTTTAAGTGAAGTCTTAAACGGAGATGATCTAGCAGGTTTGCTAGTAAATAATGGCGTACAATTAGCAGTTTTTAATTCTTGTCGTAGTGCTGATACCGCCACATCAGATCCTGCTGATAATGGCACAGAACAAAATTTAGTCCAAGCTTTAATTAAACGTGGTATCCCTAGCGTTTTAGCAATGGCAGAACGTATTCCTGATGAAGTTGCCTTAACGTTAACACGCTTGTTTTACCGTAATCTTAAGCAAGGTTATCCCATTGACCTCAGTTTAAGTAGAGCAAGACAAGGATTAATTTCTGCTTACGGTTCAAACCAATTATATTGGGCGTTGCCAGTTCTCTACTTACATCGTGACTTTAA contains:
- a CDS encoding shikimate kinase, with amino-acid sequence MLNGVNVYLIGMMGAGKTTVGRELSNQLGYRFFDTDTLIEQVASQTITQIFTDTGEEGFRKLESQVLSEISAYTKLAIATGGGIVLKRENWSYLHHGLIVWLDAPVELLIERLAQDNTRPLLQDVNPAEKLQKLLEQRQRLYAQADIKISIAANDTPEQLSRLIIESIPQVLKPKAVCPENSNN
- the argB gene encoding acetylglutamate kinase encodes the protein MLNNSEYFMQEEATRVRVLSEALPYIQQFSGRTVVVKYGGAAMKDSNLKDKVMRDIVFLSCVGLRPVVVHGGGPEINSWLDKLGIEPQFKDGLRVTDAATMDVVEMVLVGRVNKEIVSLINQAGGLAVGICGKDGNLIKARPEGRQGIGFVGEVNSIDIKLLNSLISSGYIPVISSVAADETGQAYNINADTVAGELAAALGAEKLILLTDTAGILKDYKDPSTLLPKVDIQEARELMKSGVVSGGMIPKVSCCVRSLAQGVKAAHIIDGRIPHSLLLEIFTDAGIGSMLVASEFMS
- the bamD gene encoding outer membrane protein assembly factor BamD, which gives rise to MSSENLEQFQINYQAGKTAFERGEYRQAVDEFEAASALITPNSRRGGEVHIWLITAYEATGQRADAIAVCKQLARHPDPETRKQAKNLLYIMQAPELSRRADWLSEIPDLANLPDSDGKFRQGSAGSNSNRPKKRPEPEPIDLSQVNTKDNKFIWVALTVIGLTLGGLVWFSL
- a CDS encoding DUF3153 domain-containing protein, with product MKPTVLATRKSKVNFMGVISSAFGRLRVIWMMVLAALLLSGCVKYDAGINVENLHNGEIVQHIKLGEQLTSFSKSTVQEYLDSIERRARRLEGKTKRLSKDEMVVNIPFNTGAELESKFNEFFNPSVKKGNKSQTVETVDLPQLESKFRLKQSNLLLFVRNKLIYDVDLRSLGVLSSNGSVIVSPGSLFDLEFSLNTSAKVKSIEKSPNAITPVISDEGHKLVWTLKPGELNHIEAVFWLPSPIGIGALVIALLVVVGFYIKYNTLPGMDMGAVKTQAWQKVQ
- a CDS encoding S8 family peptidase, giving the protein MRRLLILSLFILGLGFALFNFKGLANQGDFNSIVLDFREDVPAEQINDQVSAIAQQYQVSPRLNSEFSATDHVYIVSGDRTLLNTLKKSNLAKQTEYIEPNYIYKALYIPNDPDYAKQWNLRSINVEQAWDETKGNGITVAVIDTGVSRVPDLKDTKFVKGYDFVNDQIPADDDSGHGTHVAGTIAQSTNNNYGVAGIAYEASIMPLKVLSAGGGGTVADIAEAIRFAADNGADVINMSLGGRGESNIMEEAINYAYSKGVVVIAAAGNENSSSVSYPARYAHVIGVAALDAAGEKAPYSNFGAGVDISAPGGSETGMILQDTIDPETGASAIMGFQGTSMAAPHVAGVAALVKAAGITEPEEVLRVLKQSVRVVKDDPLNQFGAGHLDAAAAVKLALKGQISFNDFFRWLRDNGYLNLRFWIDGGAISLLPKIGMVLGSYLLAWFLRNYFPFAWSWSLTSGLLAGSSGLFFLRSFYIFDLPQWPFRVMGSSLPELGNIIQGSSVLNPIFASVLIPLLLIALLLGHPQLKWFAIGSTLGVASCLAVSAIVSPAVWGLGSGNLARLFLIANALLCYGLARLASKGEEKIA